TTTAAAAACCTCGTATTAGaagtgaaaaaaataatatgtaagaGACATATGACCAAATACTTTGTAATGTGTATTGTTAACACATATGGGTTGTACAATTTGGGTTTTGGTTcattttattatacacttttcttctggtttttaattttgttatattacTTAATTAAAGGAATATCTTGAAAAGACATGCTATTTTATTTTActggaataattaaaaaaaaaagacaagtagAAAGATATGCTATTTTATTTTActggaataattaaaaaaaagacaagtaTAAAGATATCCAATCTCCTTCGCTTTGTAGTTTGTGCGGCATTAGTTCGTGGGACGAATTGCAACGCCTTTGACGACGAGACCCCTTTTCTTATCATCAGTCACGTGCTGGAACATGGTGAAAGTGATCTTTGCCGGCTTGTTTCTCGGCGGCACCACAAAAACTCCGGCTAGAATATCCACCCAGTTGTGGCCTATGTAGTCCTTGAGGCTCTCATTACGATCCACCCGATTGTCGTCGCTCCCATCGTGTTGTTCCACCTTTAGCTTCAAGGTCACTGGTTGCTCCCATCCAATTGCGTTATCTTCTAATTTCACTAGAAAAACCGCCTCATACTTTGCTCCTGGTGTTAGATTGCTGGTGTCGTCATACGTTCCTACTATTTTTAGCCAATGAATTTTAATCATCTTGGCAACTTCAAGTTCTCCATAGCTGAAAACAATAATTACATCAATCAATGAAAGCACTAGAGTGATCTCAGAATGAGGAAAACTGATTTTTACTTTGGCGCTTCGTTGATAAAACTCCAAGCCCATTTTTGACTATTCTCACAATGAGTGATCTGTAGCTGTCTTGCAGGAATTATGGAAGGGACCATATAACCTCCTTGAAGAGTTACTTCTCTATCTAAGTTTTTTGCAGGAACCAGAGAAACTCGTTGTTGTTTCGCTTCTTTTTCTAGTTTCCTTGCAGGGACCATGGAACCTCCATGATGATTTTCTTCTCTTGTCGGGGTTCCTTTCACAGCCATATGATCCAGCAACCTCTGAATCTCAACGACTAATGAGTTTATGAATTCGTTATCAGTTCTGTCACTGTCATATAATAAAAGTGAGATATATTAACAAGCTTATTCTTTCAAGACATTTGGTTCCGTGCCCTACAAGAAAGATGTATCTGCTTCTCTGACTGAAATCAGAATTTGAAACTTGCAAGATAGAAAAGCATAAGATTCTAGATGTATCTACTTGAATACTACTCACTCCATTTCATGAAAAGTATCATTTTGACAAATCttcacataaatcaaaactgattagattttatttatatccttaataattatatttatttaaccaatattaatttatcaatatttgaattttaaaataatattcttttatttgataagaaaaagtgacaaaacactttttttttgtgatacaGAGTAAACTTTTAAACTATGAAGATTATTTGTATAACTGTATAAGTTTAGAACTATCCGTTATGcaagaacaacaaaaaaaagaagtaggTTTTACCTTTGTTCTGACAGGGGCATGCCTTTTATGTCAGGAACAGACACTAAAGCTTCCTCCCATTTCTTAGTTCTTTCTGGCTGGTGTTTATGTTTGCGCTGCATATCCCTGAACTTATCGCCAAAATCTTGTCGAAGTTCTTTCACGACGGAAGGAGATAGATTATAGAAGATGGGAATCACTCTGAGACGACCTTGATCCTTACGTTCCTTCATCTTGGCGAGCTCATCCAAACACCAATCTGAATCGGCGTAGTTCTTTGAGAAGATTACCAGTGCGATCTCGGACTCTTCT
The nucleotide sequence above comes from Brassica napus cultivar Da-Ae chromosome A9, Da-Ae, whole genome shotgun sequence. Encoded proteins:
- the LOC125578263 gene encoding protein PHLOEM PROTEIN 2-LIKE A6-like codes for the protein MAPSSSAKPLKGPQVFISFRGEDVRKHFISFLDPALRRANINVFIDENELLGADLASLFTRIEESEIALVIFSKNYADSDWCLDELAKMKERKDQGRLRVIPIFYNLSPSVVKELRQDFGDKFRDMQRKHKHQPERTKKWEEALVSVPDIKGMPLSEQSDRTDNEFINSLVVEIQRLLDHMAVKGTPTREENHHGGSMVPARKLEKEAKQQRVSLVPAKNLDREVTLQGGYMVPSIIPARQLQITHCENSQKWAWSFINEAPNYGELEVAKMIKIHWLKIVGTYDDTSNLTPGAKYEAVFLVKLEDNAIGWEQPVTLKLKVEQHDGSDDNRVDRNESLKDYIGHNWVDILAGVFVVPPRNKPAKITFTMFQHVTDDKKRGLVVKGVAIRPTN